The Brachyhypopomus gauderio isolate BG-103 chromosome 2, BGAUD_0.2, whole genome shotgun sequence genome contains a region encoding:
- the LOC143508631 gene encoding uncharacterized protein LOC143508631, which yields MVLYPFVPLTFAFIIAQVLHVEVCQVAVDQPKLLFGKVHQSVSIPCHATVLSCTSGSPTLKRLWYVFKKDSHFQLDTDGQPLKYRLEDYHLSVSSLSADDNGVYYCAVTLNDTLNSPNRGMQAFGSGTTVTVKERSFTTGLLLLLLLAVLLLLYSLTILSLIVCIKTRGSTLFLQRRLRTSQIKNTSTRRVHFRAVVQELYKKKNLRSGRGTSINEASSENKFESLQCRAERESIYQNLNKTG from the exons ATGGTACTTTACCCATTTGTGCCACTAACATTTGCTTTCATCATTGCACAAG TGCTACATGTTGAGGTGTGCCAGGTAGCAGTGGACCAGCCCAAGCTGCTCTTTGGGAAGGTGCACCAGTCGGTCTCCATTCCCTGCCATGCCACTGTGCTGTCCTGCACGAGCGGTTCGCCAACTTTGAAGAGGCTTTGGTATGTGTTCAAGAAAGACTCCCACTTCCAGCTGGATACGGACGGCCAGCCACTCAAGTACAGGCTGGAGGATTATCATCTCAGCGTCTCTTCCCTCTCGGCGGATGACAATGGCGTGTATTATTGCGCGGTCACCCTGAATGACACCCTGAATTCCCCTAATAGAGGCATGCAGGCTTTTGGGAGTGGTACCACGGTGACAGTGAAAG AGAGGAGCTTCACCACTggcctgctgctgctgctgctgttggcTGTATTACTGCTGCTCTATAGCCTCACTATCCTGAGCCTCATCGTTTGTATAAAG ACAAGAGGAAGCACATTGTTCTTACAAAGAAGACTGAGAACAAGTCAGATTAAG AATACTTCAACCAGGAGAGTACATTTCAGAGCTGTGGTGCAAGAATTGTACAAGAAGAAGAACTTGCGTAGTGGAAGAGGAACCTCTATTAATGAAGCTTCGTCAGAAAACAAG TTTGAAAGTCTCCAGTGCCGTGCTGAGAGGGAAAGTATCTACCAAAACCTGAATAAGACTGGATGA
- the kdelr2a gene encoding ER lumen protein-retaining receptor 2 — MNIFRLAGDLSHLAAIIILLLKIWKTRSCAGISGKSQILFALVFTTRYLDLLTSFISLYNTSMKIIYIGCAYATVYLIYMKFKATYDGNHDTFRVEFLIVPVGGLSFLVNHDFSPLEILWTFSIYLESVAILPQLFLISKTGEAETITTHYLFCLGVYRALYLFNWIWRFYFEGFFDMIAIVAGVVQTILYCDFFYLYATKVLKGKKLSLPA, encoded by the exons ATGAATATCTTTAGATTGGCAGGTGATCTGTCTCACTTAGCAGCAATCATCATCCTGCTGCTCAAAATATGGAAGACCAGGTCCTGCGCAG GAATTTCTGGGAAAAGCCAGATACTCTTTGCCTTGGTTTTCACAACACGTTATCTGGATCTTCTCACCTCCTTCATCTCCCTCTACAACACAAGTATGAAG atcatttacattggATGTGCCTATGCCACCGTCTACCTGATCTACATGAAATTCAAGGCCACTTATGATGGGAACCATGACACTTTCAGAGTGGAGTTCCTTATAGTTCCAGTTGGAGGTCTGTCTTTTCTGGTCAACCATGACTTCTCACCACTGGAG ATCCTGTGGACCTTCTCCATCTACCTTGAGTCGGTGGCCATTCTCCCTCAGCTCTTCTTGATCAGCAAGACCGGAGAGGCTGAGACAATTACGACCCACTATCTGTTCTGCCTGGGTGTCTACCGTGCCCTCTACCTCTTCAACTGGATCTGGAGGTTCTACTTCGAGGGCTTCTTTGACATGATCGCCATTGTGGCCGGGGTGGTCCAGACCATCCTCTATTGTGACTTCTTCTACCTTTACGCCACAAAAG TGCTGAAAGGAAAGAAGCTGAGCCTACCAGCGTAA
- the LOC143508633 gene encoding lipid droplet assembly factor 1-A-like: MDDLSGDPRIAGLLNTKVGRYLSDQPFVALFLLVFGVIASVPVGLFLAFAAVTFVAVTTFFVFVEVFLLIAGGASLLCVLCCLAVVAFSVSCILSALYIITSHVLNYCFLLRVSEQTVSTEHTETKRSRKPVW; the protein is encoded by the exons ATGGACGACCTGAGTGGTGACCCCAGG ATAGCAGGACTATTGAATACTAAAGTGGGAAGGTATCTCAGTGACCAGCCCTTCGTCGCGCTGTTTCTGCTTGTATTCGGTGTAATCGCTTCAGTACCTGTCGGGCTTTTCTTGGCATTCGCTGCTGTTACGTTCGTTGCCGTTACAACATTCTTCGTCTTTGTCGAAG TTTTCCTGCTGATTGCAGGAGGGGCCAGCTTGCTGTGTGTGCTCTGCTGCCTTGCTGTGGTTGCCTTCTCTGTCTCCTGTATCCTGAGTGCCTTGTACATCATTACCTCACATGTGCTGAACTACTGTTTCTTGCTTAG AGTGTCTGAACAGACAGTCTCTACTGAGCACACAGAGACAAAAAGGAGCAGAAAACCTGTCTGGTAA